One region of Solanum pennellii chromosome 6, SPENNV200 genomic DNA includes:
- the LOC107021945 gene encoding LOW QUALITY PROTEIN: pentatricopeptide repeat-containing protein At4g31850, chloroplastic-like (The sequence of the model RefSeq protein was modified relative to this genomic sequence to represent the inferred CDS: deleted 2 bases in 2 codons; substituted 1 base at 1 genomic stop codon) → MILLVWIVITNCIVKFKFNCTLITLWRKQKKNQTPKEAVYKFLAKLGHTEMHPLKKMKKISLRNGSGIRFISSISGSVFTSRACSSCHYSKESISVKDIGVNSSNLDDAVNLFHQMVTMKPLPSVVDFSKLFNNMISMKHYSAVISLFXQMRKLGIPINGVILTSVINSYCMMHRADCGFWVLSIYLKSGFAFRVVIFTTLIRGFFAENKVKDAVELFKKLVTEKICEPDEGMYATVMNGLSKRGHTQKTLSLLRLMEQGSTKPGLFIYSIVIDALCKDGNLGAAINILNEMKQKDIYPNIVAYNSIIDGLCKLGQWEKVKTLFSDMVNLNLYPDVRTFTILTDGLCKGGKVEDAEEVMKHMVEKGVEPNIITYNVLMDGYCLRGQLDRARRIFDSLRDKGIEIDIFSYNILINGYCKKKKLAQAMQLFCEIFKKGSKPDNFTYNTILQGLFEVGRTGDAKQIYAEMLSAGTKADKYIHATLLNGYFKYGLVEEAMSLFNKLERNRVYTDIACYNVVINGLCENGKLDEAHAVFKKLCFTGLLPDVRTYNVMINGFCLEGLFDEAKCILRKMEDNGCPPNNVTYNVIVQGFLRCNKISKMASFMKEMVGRGFSVDASTAALLVNVVRVNPSVLDMIPELHLNNKKNGINGIAEVGKMAIRISLDLPFRFLAKLGHAQMQPLKKMKIISLRNCNGIPFISSVYGSAYTFRACSSCHYSKESISVKDKIGVNSNNLDDAVTLFHQMVTMKPLPSVVDFSKLFNNMIKMKHYSAAISLFRQMLKLSIPISDFILNSMINSYCLMYRVDCAFSVLPIYLKNGIPFDAVTFTTLIRGFFAQNKVKDAIELFKKLVRDKICEPNQVMYAIVMNGLSKRGHTQKTLSLLRLMEQGKTEPNIYIYNIVIDALCKDGNIDAAINILNKMKQKDICPDIVTYTSIIGGLCKLGQWEKVKTLFSEMVNLNMHPDVCTFTILTDGLCKEGKVEDAEEVMEHMIEKGVEPDIITYNALIDGYCLRGQVNRARRIFDSLREKGIETNIFSYNILIKGYCKKKKVDEAMQLFCEISQKGLKPDIVTYNTILQGLFEVGRTGDANQLYAEMLSSGTKPTVHSHVILLNGYYNYGLVEEAMAFFNKLERNREYTDITCYSVVINGLCKNGKLDEAHAVFEKLCFTGLLPDVRTYNVLINGLCKNGKLDEAHAVLEKLCFTGLLPDVRTYNVMINGFCLKGLFDEAKCILRKMEDNGCPPNNVTYNVIVQGFLRCKKISEMASFMKEMDGRGFSFDAGTTALLVDAVRVNPSVLDMIPELHSKSKK, encoded by the exons ATGATACTACTTGTCTGGATAGTTATTACcaattgtattgttaaatttaaatttaattgcaCGCTAATAACGTTATGgcgaaaacaaaagaaaaatcaaactCCAAAAGAAGCTGTATATAAGTTTTTGGCAAAATTAGGGCACACGGAGATGCATCcattgaagaagatgaagaaaatttCTCTGCGGAATGGCAGTGGTATTCGCTTTATCTCTTCCATTTCTGGCTCGGTTTTTACA TCTAGAGCTTGTTCTTCATGCCATTACAGTAAAGAATCAATTTCAGTTAAGGATATTGGTGTAAATAGTAGCAATTTAGATGATGCTGTGAATCTCTTCCATCAAATGGTTACAATGAAGCCTCTTCCTTCAGTTGTCgatttttctaaattatttaacaatatgataagtatgaagcATTACTCTGCTGTCATTTCTCTTTTTTGACAAATGCGGAAATTAGGCATCCCAATTAATGGAGTCATTTTGACTAGTGTGATTAACAGTTAT TGCATGATGCATCGTGCTGATTGTGGATTTTGGGTGTTATCAATTTACTTAAAGAGTGGTTTTGCATTTCGTGTTGTCATCTTTACAACCCTAATAAGGGGATTCTTTGCTGAAAACAAGGTTAAAGATGCTGTTGAATTGTTCAAAAAATTGGTTACAGAGAAGATTTGTGAGCCTGATGAAGGCATGTATGCAACCGTCATGAATGGACTCAGTAAAAGGGGTCATACTCAAAAAACTTTAAGTTTGCTACGGTTAATGGAACAAGGGAGCACTAAGCCTGGTTTATTCATCTACAGCATTGTTATAGATGCTCTTTGCAAAGATGGAAACTTAGGTGCTGCTATTAACATTCTGAACGAGATGAAGCAGAAAGACATTTATCCCAATATAGTCGCATATAATTCAATAATTGATGGTTTGTGTAAGCTCGGTCAGTGGGAAAAGGTTAAAACTTTGTTCTCTGATATGGTGAACCTTAATTTGTATCCAGATGTGCGTACCTTCACCATACTAACAGATGGACTATGCAAAGGAGGGAAAGTTGAAGATGCTGAGGAAGTAATGAAACACATGGTCGAAAAGGGTGTAGAGCCTAATATAATCACCTACAATGTATTAATGGATGGATATTGTTTGCGTGGTCAACTAGATAGAGCAAGGAGAATTTTTGATAGCTTGAGAGATAAGGGCATTGAGATTGACATTTTTAGCTATAACATACTAATAAATGGATACTGTAAGAAAAAGAAACTTGCCCAGGCCATGCAAttgttttgtgaaatttttaaaaagggatCAAAACCCGATAATTTTACCTACAATACGATCTTGCAAGGTCTGTTTGAAGTTGGAAGAACTGGTGATGCAAAGCAAATTTACGCTGAGATGCTATCTGCAGGGACCAAGGCTGATAAATACATTCATGCCACTTTGCTCAATGGTTATTTTAAGTACGGACTTGTTGAAGAAGCTATGTCGCTCTTCAATAAGTTAGAAAGAAACAGAGTATATACTGATATTGCATGTTACAATGTTGTCATTAATGGATTGTGCGAAAATGGTAAACTTGACGAAGCACATGCTGTTTTCAAGAAGCTTTGTTTCACTGGATTGCTCCCAGATGTGAGAACATACAATGTAATGATTAATGGATTTTGTCTTGAAGGGTTGTTTGATGAAGCTAAATGTATTCTAAGAAAAATGGAAGACAACGGTTGTCCTCCAAATAATGTCACTTATAATGTTATTGTGCAAGGATTTCTTAGATGCAACAAAATTAGTAAAATGGCATCTTTTATGAAGGAAATGGTTGGAAGGGGCTTCTCAGTTGATGCAAGTACAGCTGCGCTTTTGGTAAACGTTGTAAGGGTGAATCCTTCTGTCCTTGACATGATACCAGAGCTTCACTTGAATAATAAAAA AAATGGCATCAATGGGATTGCTGAAGTTGGAAAAATGGCAATTAGAATATCTCTTGATTTACCCTTCAGG TTTCTTGCAAAATTAGGGCACGCGCAGATGCAGCcattgaagaagatgaagataatTTCTCTGCGGAATTGCAATGGTATTCCCTTCATCTCTTCCGTTTATGGTTCGGCATATACATTTAGAGCTTGTTCTTCATGCCATTACAGTAAAGAATCAATTTCAGTTAAAGATAAAATTGGTGTAAATAGTAACAATCTAGATGATGCTGTTACTCTCTTCCATCAAATGGTTACAATGAAGCCTCTTCCTTCAGTTGTCGATTTCTCTAAATTGTTTAACAATATGATAAAGATGAAACATTACTCTGCTGCCATTTCTCTTTTTCGACAAATGCTGAAATTAAGCATTCCAATTAGTGATTTCATCTTAAATAGTATGATTAATAGTTATTGCCTGATGTATCGTGTTGATTGTGCATTTTCGGTGTTACCCATTTACTTGAAGAATGGAATTCCATTTGATGCTGTCACCTTTACCACTCTAATAAGGGGATTCTTTGCTCAAAATAAGGTCAAAGATGCAATTGAATTGTTCAAGAAGTTGGTGAGAGACAAGATTTGTGAGCCTAACCAAGTCATGTATGCAATCGTCATGAATGGGCTAAGTAAAAGGGGTCATACTCAGAAGACTTTAAGTTTGCTCCGGTTAATGGAACAAGGTAAAACTGAGCCCAACATATATATCTACAACATTGTTATAGATGCTCTTTGCAAAGATGGAAACATAGATGCTGCAATCAACATTCTGAACAAGATGAAGCAGAAAGACATTTGTCCCGATATAGTCACATATACTTCAATAATTGGTGGTTTATGTAAGCTCGGTCAGTGGGAAAAGGTTAAAACTTTGTTCTCAGAGATGGTGAACCTTAATATGCATCCAGATGTGTGCACCTTCACCATACTAACAGATGGACTATGCAAAGAAGGGAAAGTCGAAGATGCTGAGGAAGTAATGGAACACATGATCGAAAAGGGTGTAGAGCCTGATATAATCACCTACAATGCATTGATAGATGGATATTGTTTGCGTGGTCAAGTGAATAGAGCAAGGAGAATTTTTGATAGCTTGAGAGAGAAGGGCATTGAGACTAACATTTTTAGCTATAACATACTAATAAAGGGATACtgtaagaaaaagaaagtggaTGAGGCCATGCAATTGTTTtgtgaaatttctcaaaaggGATTGAAACCTGATATCGTTACCTACAATACTATCTTGCAAGGTCTTTTTGAAGTTGGAAGGACTGGTGATGCAAATCAACTTTACGCTGAGATGCTATCTTCAGGGACCAAGCCTACTGTACACAGTCATGTCATTTTGCTCAATGGTTATTATAACTACGGACTTGTTGAGGAAGCGATGGCATTCTTTAATAAGTTAGAAAGAAACAGAGAATATACTGATATTACATGTTACAGTGTTGTCATTAATGGGTTGTGCAAAAATGGTAAACTTGACGAAGCACATGCTGTTTTCGAGAAGCTTTGTTTCACTGGATTGCTCCCAGATGTGAGAACATACAATGTATTGATTAATGGATTGTGCAAAAATGGTAAACTTGACGAAGCACATGCTGTTCTCGAGAAGCTTTGTTTCACTGGATTGCTCCCAGATGTGAGAACATACAATGTAATGATTAATGGATTTTGTCTTAAAGGGTTGTTTGATGAAGCTAAATGTATTCTAAGAAAAATGGAAGACAATGGTTGTCCTCCAAATAATGTCACTTATAATGTTATTGTGCAAGGATTTCTCAGGTGcaaaaaaattagtgaaatgGCATCTTTTATGAAGGAAATGGATGGAAGGGGCTTCTCATTTGATGCTGGTACAACTGCGCTTTTGGTAGACGCCGTGAGGGTGAATCCTTCTGTCCTTGACATGATACCAGAGCTTCACTCGAAAAGTAAGAAGTGA